Proteins co-encoded in one Sulfuricystis thermophila genomic window:
- a CDS encoding LemA family protein, translated as MMKLRLAVLLVFLTSLLSGCGYNQIQRNDEAVNAAWSEVLNQYQRRADLIPNLVAVVQGYAAHEKEVLTKVTEARASVAGLKATPELINDPAAFAKFQQAQAELGSALARLLVVAENYPQLKADANFRDLQAQVEGTENRIAVARKRYIEAVQTYNVGVRTFPNNLTAMLFGYKPKANFSVDNEKALAAPPVIRFDTAPQQK; from the coding sequence ATGATGAAACTGCGTCTCGCCGTGCTGCTCGTTTTTCTTACCAGCCTGCTTTCCGGTTGCGGCTACAACCAGATCCAGCGCAATGACGAAGCGGTGAATGCCGCCTGGTCGGAGGTGCTCAACCAGTATCAGCGCCGCGCCGATCTGATCCCCAATCTCGTCGCCGTGGTGCAGGGCTATGCGGCGCATGAAAAAGAAGTGCTGACCAAGGTCACCGAAGCCCGGGCCAGTGTCGCCGGCCTCAAGGCGACGCCGGAGCTGATCAACGATCCGGCCGCCTTCGCCAAATTCCAGCAGGCGCAGGCCGAGCTCGGCTCGGCACTGGCGCGCCTCTTGGTCGTCGCCGAGAACTATCCGCAACTGAAGGCCGATGCCAACTTCCGCGATCTGCAGGCGCAGGTGGAAGGCACCGAGAACCGCATCGCGGTGGCGCGCAAGCGTTACATCGAGGCCGTGCAGACCTACAACGTCGGCGTGCGCACCTTTCCGAACAATCTGACGGCGATGCTGTTCGGCTACAAGCCGAAGGCCAACTTCAGCGTCGACAACGAGAAGGCGCTGGCAGCCCCGCCGGTCATTCGCTTCGATACCGCGCCGCAACAAAAGTAA